The segment TCCCAACGCGGATTATCAAAGATATCCCCCTCAACCTCAGCCATTGTATCGTAGTTGTCATAACGGGCGAATAGATCGAGCCCTGCCTCCGTATTCAACGATGATTTGAAGAACGTGAGCACATTGTAGCCAACTTCGAGGTATCCTCCGACAGCTTGGCTACCAACGGGTGTCCGCTTGACGTTCAGGTTGTTTGAGAGATTTCGATTGGTTTTGGAGATAAGTTCTGAATTTTCGAGTGTTCCGTATAGAAACAGCCCGCGAACTTTTAACGCGCCGACCTCGTAAAAGCCGTGCAGGTCAACAATTGAGACATGGGCATCAGCCCGGAAGTCCGGTTTGGGACGGTTGTCCGCGCTGTCTCCGTAGTAGCCGGAGATACCGAGAACTGCTCCGTTTATGATCTGATAATCGACCCGACCGACGAACGCGAAATCCTCGGCGTTGGCGGTCTCAAACCGCAGTTGATGACCGCCGACAATCCAACGACGCGAACTAAAGCCAGTAGAATCCAAGCCGTTGACGATTTGTGCCTGATAGTTGAGCGCGCCGATTTTGCCGAATAGCTCAATCCCATT is part of the Candidatus Poribacteria bacterium genome and harbors:
- a CDS encoding autotransporter outer membrane beta-barrel domain-containing protein, which gives rise to MAQVVPAESKRFSVSGYGVINYANFDWQTDPERRAHIDVERLVVAPKLQISDTIRLESELEFEHGGTGTTMEFDKFEEFGEFETEIEKGGEVIVEKLAAVFEIRPALNLRIGHIIVPVGLTAKRHRPQESNLIPTIWHENGIELFGKIGALNYQAQIVNGLDSTGFSSRRWIVGGHQLRFETANAEDFAFVGRVDYQIINGAVLGISGYYGDSADNRPKPDFRADAHVSIVDLHGFYEVGALKVRGLFLYGTLENSELISKTNRNLSNNLNVKRTPVGSQAVGGYLEVGYNVLTFFKSSLNTEAGLDLFARYDNYDTMAEVEGDIFDNPRWERQAWTFGLNYHPHSQLVFKGHYSARRLGTEVENQENTLISNQKGGIL